A single region of the Candidatus Deferrimicrobium sp. genome encodes:
- a CDS encoding ABC transporter ATP-binding protein, translating to MVLLEVRNVVKSFGGLRALNDVSLSVAKGEIRAVIGPNGAGKSTFFNVMTGLLKPDSGAVMFEGEPITGMPPHRIIRKGIGRSFQITNIFPRMSVFENVQVALFSHHRMGTNPLSLARKSTRVSEEVLAILEQVGLAEKYDSSASILSHGDQKRLEIAISLASRPKLLLLDEPTAGMSRFESRETVALLQRISRDQGLTLIFTEHDMDIVFAISEKIMVLQQGGVIADGTPAEIKANPEVRKAYLGEEITES from the coding sequence ATGGTCCTTCTCGAAGTCCGAAACGTTGTAAAGTCGTTCGGGGGCCTGCGGGCCCTCAATGACGTCTCCCTCTCCGTCGCGAAGGGCGAGATTCGCGCCGTCATCGGGCCGAACGGGGCGGGCAAGTCGACGTTTTTCAACGTCATGACGGGGTTGCTCAAGCCCGACTCGGGCGCCGTCATGTTCGAAGGGGAACCGATCACGGGGATGCCTCCCCACCGGATCATCCGGAAAGGAATCGGCCGCTCCTTCCAGATCACGAACATCTTCCCCCGGATGTCGGTCTTCGAGAACGTCCAGGTGGCCCTTTTTTCCCATCACCGCATGGGCACCAACCCGCTCTCGCTGGCGCGAAAATCCACGCGGGTCAGCGAGGAAGTGCTGGCCATCCTCGAACAGGTGGGGCTGGCGGAGAAATACGACTCGTCGGCATCCATCCTTTCCCACGGGGACCAGAAGCGGCTCGAGATCGCCATCTCCCTCGCGTCCCGCCCGAAACTGCTGCTGCTCGACGAGCCTACCGCCGGGATGTCCCGCTTCGAAAGCAGGGAGACCGTCGCCCTCCTCCAGAGGATCTCCCGCGATCAGGGCCTCACGCTCATCTTCACCGAGCATGACATGGACATCGTCTTCGCGATCTCTGAGAAGATCATGGTCCTCCAGCAGGGGGGCGTCATCGCCGACGGGACGCCGGCGGAAATCAAGGCGAACCCCGAAGTGCGCAAGGCGTACCT